The Micromonospora krabiensis genome window below encodes:
- a CDS encoding class I SAM-dependent methyltransferase, which translates to MTRASSPRPTSPDGAVPVPDDAVSPADAVPKAAVTQRQRWAVETMAVAPDDRLLEIGCGRGVAVSLVARRLTTGRIVAIDRSATMVRLAAERNAGHVESGRAEIRQAGFESADLQSRSFTKIFAVNVNLFWLGAAAAQIGRMRDLLVPGGRLYVFGERPTPAHATANLRSTERLLRAQGFETTASVAAGVRGRLLTCVTGTVID; encoded by the coding sequence GTGACCCGCGCGTCGTCACCCCGGCCGACGAGCCCGGACGGCGCCGTGCCGGTCCCGGACGACGCCGTGTCACCGGCGGACGCGGTGCCGAAGGCCGCGGTCACCCAGCGGCAGCGGTGGGCGGTCGAGACCATGGCCGTGGCGCCGGACGACCGGCTGTTGGAGATCGGCTGCGGTCGGGGAGTGGCGGTCTCCCTGGTCGCCCGGCGGCTCACCACCGGCCGGATCGTCGCGATCGACCGCTCGGCGACGATGGTGCGGCTCGCCGCCGAGCGCAACGCGGGCCACGTCGAGTCGGGCCGGGCCGAGATCCGCCAGGCCGGCTTCGAGTCCGCGGACCTGCAGAGCCGCTCCTTCACCAAGATCTTCGCGGTGAACGTCAACCTCTTCTGGCTGGGCGCGGCGGCGGCGCAGATCGGCCGCATGCGCGACCTCCTGGTCCCCGGAGGGCGGCTCTACGTATTCGGCGAACGGCCCACGCCGGCGCACGCCACGGCGAACCTGCGGTCGACGGAACGCCTGCTCCGTGCCCAGGGCTTCGAGACCACGGCGTCGGTCGCGGCCGGCGTACGCGGTCGCCTGCTCACCTGCGTAACGGGAACGGTGATCGACTGA